The following are encoded in a window of Mycobacterium vicinigordonae genomic DNA:
- a CDS encoding TetR/AcrR family transcriptional regulator, producing MGNPRATNTDLTAKARIRNAALDLYAQHGYDRVSLRDVAAEAGVTSSLVQHHFKTKAGLREAVDQLVVDYFAGAIAEVPVAGSIGQITAARDKSVRRMLEQNPPVVNYVRRALLEQSDDHLHLLDVLIDLTQREVAALRQSGRASTQKRESTQILTVLAQQMGELLLEPLVDAVWDRIAAKGDQRKPRLRVTVED from the coding sequence ATGGGCAACCCGCGGGCGACGAACACCGATCTCACCGCCAAGGCGCGAATTCGCAACGCCGCACTCGACCTCTACGCACAGCACGGATACGACCGCGTATCGCTGCGCGACGTCGCAGCCGAAGCGGGGGTGACATCGAGCCTCGTCCAACACCACTTCAAAACCAAGGCCGGTCTGCGCGAAGCGGTCGACCAACTTGTCGTGGACTACTTCGCCGGGGCGATCGCCGAAGTTCCGGTCGCAGGCTCGATCGGGCAAATTACCGCTGCGCGAGACAAATCCGTGCGCCGGATGCTGGAACAGAACCCGCCGGTTGTCAATTACGTCCGCCGCGCTCTGCTTGAGCAGTCCGATGACCATCTACATCTGCTGGACGTTCTGATCGACCTGACGCAACGTGAGGTCGCGGCGTTGCGTCAATCCGGACGGGCGTCGACCCAAAAGCGTGAATCCACACAGATCCTCACCGTGTTGGCCCAGCAGATGGGTGAACTCTTACTGGAACCACTCGTCGACGCGGTATGGGATCGCATCGCCGCGAAGGGGGACCAAAGGAAACCCCGTCTTCGGGTCACCGTCGAGGATTAG
- a CDS encoding VOC family protein, which translates to MSDHDVRMIILSTDDLEESIRFYSETLGMAVKFRDGAHFAALDGGSVTLALATEVDHPIPGQVVVGIKTADVDGAAKAVEQSGGGIVKGPYDDAHERRAVVYDNKGNGLVFYRPLAR; encoded by the coding sequence ATGAGCGATCACGACGTACGAATGATCATCCTGTCGACCGACGACCTGGAGGAGTCGATCCGGTTCTACAGCGAGACCCTGGGCATGGCAGTCAAATTCCGGGACGGAGCACACTTCGCGGCGCTGGACGGGGGGTCGGTGACGTTGGCGCTAGCCACGGAGGTGGACCACCCGATCCCGGGTCAGGTCGTCGTGGGGATCAAAACCGCAGACGTCGATGGCGCCGCCAAAGCCGTCGAACAGAGCGGCGGCGGCATCGTGAAGGGGCCTTACGACGACGCGCACGAGCGTCGCGCCGTGGTGTACGACAACAAGGGCAACGGCCTCGTGTTCTACCGACCGCTGGCGCGCTGA
- the cwsA gene encoding cell wall synthesis protein CwsA, whose translation MSRRAGERAPDRLTPRERLTRGLTYSAVGPVDVTRGVVGLGVQSAHSAASEVRRRYREGQLAKEIAAAQDTIGQELAAAQEVVASLPQLLQDARRNQRRSKKPWLIAGAATVAVLAGGAVAFSIVRRSSRPEPSPRPPSVDVQPRP comes from the coding sequence ATGAGCCGAAGGGCTGGCGAACGGGCCCCAGACCGATTGACCCCACGGGAGCGACTGACCCGGGGTCTGACCTATTCCGCAGTAGGCCCGGTGGACGTCACCCGCGGCGTTGTCGGGCTCGGCGTCCAATCCGCGCACTCTGCCGCGTCCGAAGTGCGCCGCCGCTACCGGGAAGGCCAGTTAGCCAAGGAGATCGCGGCGGCTCAGGACACCATCGGCCAGGAACTGGCCGCCGCGCAGGAAGTCGTCGCCAGCTTGCCGCAGTTGCTGCAGGACGCCCGCCGCAACCAGCGTCGCAGCAAGAAGCCGTGGCTGATCGCTGGTGCGGCGACCGTCGCCGTGCTCGCCGGCGGTGCCGTCGCCTTCAGCATCGTGCGCCGTTCGTCACGCCCGGAGCCCTCACCGCGCCCGCCCAGCGTGGATGTACAACCGCGGCCGTGA
- a CDS encoding acyl-CoA dehydrogenase family protein, which produces MSELFPHYRATWETDQHRELRRHAAEFFRKEATPNQERWAANHQVDRDFWNKMGNAGLLGLDLPEEFGGTGGDFGYSAIVGEELALAHDAASGWAVHSPIVAHYINTYGNAEQKQRWMPKIISGEAVLAIAMTEPGTGSDLQAVRTTATRDGDEYVINGSKTFISNGTHCDLLVIVAKTDPSAGAAGVSLIVAETGDDPAGFERGRVLEKVGQHGQDTRELFFSDMRVPAANLLGEREGQGFYQLMEQLARERLIIASVCSGMAEAALLEAIKYTKEREAFGRPLIKFQHNRFQLAELKAEVLSIKTTVDYCVQQYIDGSIDPATASMAKLIAADKGVAVVDRCVQFFGGYGYMMEYPIARAYAAARVNKIYGGTSEIMKEIISRSL; this is translated from the coding sequence ATGTCCGAGCTGTTCCCCCATTACCGTGCGACGTGGGAGACCGACCAGCACCGCGAATTGCGGCGTCACGCAGCCGAGTTCTTCCGCAAGGAAGCCACTCCGAACCAGGAGCGGTGGGCAGCCAATCATCAGGTCGATCGCGACTTCTGGAACAAGATGGGCAATGCCGGATTGCTGGGCTTGGACCTCCCTGAAGAGTTCGGTGGGACGGGAGGCGACTTTGGCTACTCGGCGATCGTCGGCGAAGAACTTGCCCTGGCTCACGACGCGGCATCGGGCTGGGCGGTCCACTCACCGATCGTTGCGCACTACATCAACACCTACGGAAACGCCGAGCAGAAGCAGCGCTGGATGCCCAAGATCATAAGCGGCGAGGCCGTGCTCGCGATCGCGATGACCGAGCCGGGCACCGGTTCGGACCTGCAGGCGGTGCGCACCACCGCGACCCGCGACGGCGACGAGTACGTGATCAACGGGTCGAAGACGTTCATCTCCAACGGAACTCATTGCGATTTGCTGGTGATCGTCGCCAAAACGGATCCCTCTGCGGGCGCGGCCGGGGTGTCGTTAATCGTTGCCGAAACCGGCGACGACCCGGCGGGCTTCGAGCGCGGCCGGGTGCTCGAAAAGGTGGGCCAACATGGGCAAGACACCCGTGAGCTGTTCTTCTCCGACATGCGTGTGCCGGCGGCAAACCTTCTTGGCGAGAGGGAGGGCCAGGGCTTTTATCAGCTGATGGAACAGCTCGCCCGCGAGCGCCTGATTATCGCCTCGGTGTGTTCGGGCATGGCTGAAGCGGCGCTGCTCGAGGCGATCAAGTACACCAAAGAGCGTGAAGCGTTCGGAAGACCGTTGATCAAGTTCCAGCACAACAGGTTTCAGCTCGCAGAGCTCAAGGCCGAGGTGCTGTCGATCAAGACTACCGTCGACTACTGCGTTCAGCAGTACATCGATGGGAGCATCGACCCAGCTACCGCGTCGATGGCCAAGCTGATCGCTGCCGACAAGGGCGTCGCCGTCGTCGACCGGTGTGTGCAGTTCTTTGGCGGCTATGGCTACATGATGGAGTACCCCATCGCCCGTGCCTATGCGGCTGCCCGCGTCAACAAGATCTATGGCGGCACAAGCGAAATCATGAAGGAAATTATCAGCCGCTCACTGTAG
- a CDS encoding DUF3566 domain-containing protein, with amino-acid sequence MSSPNEPGAPSPGDNPNGDGAAERAGAHRAATGPGRVPDTADSPPWQRGAARATAPSGPRPAADPPTDVRAPTSSEARLNRFISGGSSSTPGPANSPPEPAAPRGDNTPAEAYASELPDLSGPIPRPTQRKSVPERSSDAPSSSVRGSGDARESRSVAVGTRRGRGPVRASMQIRRIDPWSTLKVSLLLSVALFFVWMIAVAFLYLVLGGMGVWSKLNSNVGDLLNNTSGSSGELVSSGTIFGGAILIGLVNIVLMTAMATIAAFVYNLTTDLIGGIEVTLADRD; translated from the coding sequence GTGAGTTCACCGAACGAGCCGGGCGCGCCCAGTCCGGGTGACAACCCGAATGGCGACGGGGCAGCAGAACGCGCCGGTGCACACCGGGCGGCGACCGGCCCCGGACGTGTCCCGGATACCGCGGACTCGCCGCCGTGGCAGCGCGGCGCTGCCAGGGCCACTGCGCCGTCCGGGCCGCGGCCTGCGGCCGATCCGCCTACCGACGTCCGCGCCCCGACGAGTTCGGAGGCCAGGCTGAACCGCTTTATCTCGGGCGGTTCGTCATCCACTCCCGGCCCGGCAAACTCGCCACCGGAGCCGGCTGCCCCGCGCGGCGACAATACTCCCGCGGAGGCGTACGCCAGCGAGCTGCCCGATCTGTCCGGCCCGATTCCGCGGCCGACGCAGCGCAAGTCCGTGCCCGAACGCAGTTCGGATGCCCCGAGTTCGTCGGTCCGCGGGTCCGGGGACGCCCGGGAATCGCGCAGCGTGGCGGTGGGGACCCGGCGCGGCCGCGGGCCGGTTCGGGCCAGCATGCAGATCCGGCGCATTGATCCGTGGAGCACCTTGAAGGTGTCGCTGCTGCTGTCGGTGGCGCTGTTCTTCGTCTGGATGATCGCGGTCGCGTTCCTCTATCTCGTGCTCGGCGGCATGGGTGTGTGGTCGAAGCTGAACAGCAACGTCGGGGATCTGCTGAACAACACCAGCGGTAGCAGCGGCGAACTGGTGTCTAGCGGCACCATCTTCGGCGGGGCCATTCTTATCGGCTTGGTCAACATCGTCTTGATGACGGCGATGGCCACCATCGCCGCGTTCGTCTACAACCTCACGACAGATTTGATCGGTGGTATCGAAGTGACGCTGGCAGATCGGGACTGA